The Eubacteriaceae bacterium Marseille-Q4139 genome has a window encoding:
- a CDS encoding aminotransferase class I/II-fold pyridoxal phosphate-dependent enzyme, producing the protein MIAKHGGDVYGNRGVVLDFSVNINPLGTPDFIKKAMTSSLDDVSRYPDTRCRKLRSAADAWYRVSEDTLIFGNGAAELIFLAVHALRPKRAVITAPSFLEYETALAAFDVPADFFLLKKEDGFHLPADRFLSFLEEKKPEMIFLCNPANPTGVLTERAEMGKILDFCETRGIFAVVDECFLEFVMEPERHSVLDRVRAGKKGLLVLQAITKTFAVPGIRLGYGFLSDAAVRERMEAARQPWSVSVTAQAAGAAAFGPEREAFLKKTREFLLKERPYFSEELKKRGFFVYDGAADYLFFEDIPGRGDGKLYEECLAGGILIRSCANYRGLDGQFYRVSVGSREKNGRFLEMIDSLY; encoded by the coding sequence ATGATTGCAAAGCATGGCGGGGACGTGTACGGGAATCGCGGCGTCGTCCTGGATTTTTCCGTCAACATCAATCCCCTTGGGACGCCGGATTTCATAAAAAAGGCCATGACATCAAGCCTTGATGACGTGAGCCGTTACCCGGACACCAGGTGCCGGAAGCTTCGGTCGGCGGCGGACGCATGGTACCGTGTTTCAGAAGATACGCTTATATTTGGGAATGGGGCGGCAGAGCTGATTTTCCTGGCAGTTCATGCGCTGAGGCCGAAGCGTGCCGTCATAACGGCGCCGTCGTTTCTGGAATACGAGACGGCCCTTGCGGCTTTTGATGTGCCGGCGGACTTTTTCCTGTTAAAGAAAGAGGATGGTTTCCATCTTCCGGCAGACAGGTTCCTTTCGTTTTTGGAGGAAAAAAAGCCGGAGATGATATTCCTTTGCAATCCGGCCAATCCCACGGGGGTGCTTACGGAAAGGGCAGAGATGGGGAAAATTCTGGATTTCTGCGAAACGCGCGGCATCTTTGCCGTGGTGGATGAGTGCTTCCTGGAATTTGTCATGGAACCGGAACGGCATTCGGTGTTAGACCGCGTCCGTGCCGGGAAAAAGGGGCTTCTTGTTCTCCAGGCCATCACGAAGACCTTTGCAGTGCCGGGAATCCGCCTGGGATACGGGTTTCTTTCGGATGCGGCCGTGAGGGAGCGGATGGAAGCCGCGAGGCAGCCCTGGAGCGTCTCTGTGACGGCGCAGGCGGCCGGAGCGGCGGCTTTCGGGCCTGAACGGGAAGCTTTCCTTAAGAAGACACGGGAGTTCCTTTTAAAGGAGCGGCCGTATTTTTCTGAGGAGCTTAAAAAGCGCGGCTTTTTCGTATATGACGGGGCGGCCGACTATCTGTTTTTTGAGGATATCCCGGGGCGGGGGGACGGAAAGCTCTACGAGGAGTGCCTGGCCGGCGGCATTTTAATAAGGAGCTGTGCCAATTACCGCGGCCTTGACGGGCAGTTTTACCGGGTTTCTGTCGGTTCCAGGGAGAAAAACGGGAGATTTCTGGAAATGATTGACAGCCTTTATTAG
- a CDS encoding helix-turn-helix transcriptional regulator yields the protein MVFNTGAALLDAIVLAVVSREQNGTYGYKITQDVRKAIDISESTLYPVLRRLSQEKCLEVYDLAIDGRNRRYYKLTETGRAQLMLYKGEWASYSAKISHIFEEARI from the coding sequence ATGGTATTTAACACAGGAGCGGCGCTGTTGGATGCGATTGTGCTGGCGGTTGTCTCCCGGGAACAGAACGGGACGTACGGATACAAGATTACGCAGGACGTGCGGAAGGCCATTGACATTTCCGAGTCGACGCTGTATCCGGTGCTGCGGCGCCTTTCACAGGAGAAGTGCCTGGAGGTTTACGACCTGGCCATAGACGGGCGGAACAGGCGGTATTACAAGCTGACGGAGACCGGCCGGGCGCAGCTTATGCTCTATAAGGGGGAATGGGCGAGTTATTCGGCAAAAATATCCCATATTTTTGAGGAGGCAAGGATATGA
- a CDS encoding small, acid-soluble spore protein, alpha/beta type: protein MPKKKTEEPFDPENLKPEDKLKFEIATELGLGDKVIAGGWRCLTAKESGRIGGLITKRKREMKKEALKDS, encoded by the coding sequence ATGCCGAAAAAGAAGACAGAGGAGCCCTTTGACCCGGAAAATCTGAAGCCGGAGGACAAGCTGAAATTTGAGATTGCCACAGAGCTTGGGCTTGGCGACAAGGTCATTGCCGGCGGCTGGCGGTGCCTGACCGCAAAGGAGAGCGGGCGGATCGGCGGGCTGATTACGAAGCGCAAACGGGAAATGAAGAAAGAGGCGTTGAAAGATTCCTGA
- a CDS encoding bifunctional adenosylcobinamide kinase/adenosylcobinamide-phosphate guanylyltransferase: MILIVGGACQGKRSFALRLYEENCGRPAECSYVPDFEAVMKRPVVNRLEEYIREFAKEESAEAAREKTESFLRRLLKENPEAIVICRELGCGIVPIDPADRLWRDLSGEACQFLAGHSREVYRVICGIPMKLKGEDK; encoded by the coding sequence GTGATCCTGATTGTCGGCGGTGCGTGCCAGGGAAAGCGTTCCTTTGCGCTGCGCCTTTATGAAGAAAACTGTGGCCGCCCGGCAGAATGCAGCTATGTCCCGGATTTTGAAGCAGTGATGAAGCGGCCGGTGGTGAACCGGCTCGAGGAGTATATCCGGGAATTTGCAAAAGAGGAGAGCGCCGAAGCGGCCAGGGAGAAGACAGAATCCTTTTTGCGGCGGCTTTTAAAGGAAAATCCGGAGGCCATCGTTATTTGCCGGGAACTTGGCTGCGGCATTGTCCCCATTGACCCGGCGGACAGGCTGTGGCGGGATCTTTCCGGCGAGGCCTGCCAGTTTCTGGCCGGGCATTCCCGCGAGGTTTACCGGGTGATCTGCGGGATTCCAATGAAGCTAAAAGGAGAGGACAAATGA
- a CDS encoding cobalt-precorrin 5A hydrolase has translation MKITLICFTENGFKTEKRLVRAFSAAGHQTMPFVLGTYALQAAAKDHEISFSAVRAGGLVPWAGEWFPKADALVFVGAAGIAVRAIAPFVKDKQTDPAVLVTDEGGNFVIPILSGHIGGANELAVTAARALGAQPVVTTATDINKKFSVDVFARKKGLVIDEIATAKSISADLLAGEPVGLFCDFPPGGAVPEGLFSNTMCRHNIWITISKKKGRLFSSDRMLRLIPSCVAVGIGCRRGTNKERIREALSEAMEKNRLDMRSICVFSSIDIKKEEAGIKELSRELGIPFLTYSREELLEVPGIYTDSAFVRQTTGIGNVCERAAMAACMEVSKNSRLLFRKWAGNGVTVAAAYFCPELFGEPEGGLL, from the coding sequence TTGAAGATTACACTCATTTGTTTTACGGAAAACGGGTTTAAAACTGAAAAGCGGCTGGTGCGTGCGTTTTCTGCTGCGGGCCATCAGACGATGCCTTTTGTGCTTGGAACGTATGCTCTTCAGGCGGCGGCGAAGGATCACGAGATCAGCTTTTCAGCCGTCCGGGCGGGCGGCCTTGTGCCATGGGCCGGCGAGTGGTTTCCGAAGGCGGATGCCCTTGTTTTTGTGGGCGCTGCCGGGATCGCCGTCCGCGCCATTGCGCCGTTTGTAAAGGATAAGCAGACGGATCCGGCCGTTCTGGTGACGGATGAGGGCGGAAATTTTGTAATCCCGATTCTCTCCGGGCATATCGGCGGCGCCAATGAGCTGGCAGTGACGGCGGCCCGGGCGCTGGGGGCACAGCCGGTGGTGACGACGGCGACGGATATCAATAAAAAATTTTCCGTGGACGTCTTTGCCAGGAAAAAAGGCCTCGTCATCGACGAAATCGCCACGGCGAAGAGCATTTCCGCCGACCTTTTGGCCGGGGAGCCGGTGGGGCTTTTCTGCGATTTCCCGCCGGGCGGCGCCGTTCCTGAGGGGCTTTTTTCCAATACCATGTGCCGGCACAACATCTGGATCACCATCAGCAAAAAGAAGGGACGGCTGTTTTCCAGCGACCGGATGCTGCGGCTGATCCCCTCCTGCGTGGCCGTGGGCATCGGCTGCCGACGCGGGACAAATAAGGAGAGAATCAGGGAGGCGCTTTCGGAGGCCATGGAAAAGAACCGGCTGGACATGAGAAGCATCTGCGTCTTTTCCAGCATCGACATTAAGAAGGAAGAAGCCGGAATTAAGGAGCTTTCCAGGGAGCTCGGGATCCCGTTCCTTACATACTCCCGGGAAGAGCTTTTGGAGGTGCCCGGCATCTACACGGATTCGGCCTTTGTCCGTCAGACGACAGGCATCGGAAACGTCTGCGAGCGGGCGGCCATGGCGGCCTGCATGGAGGTCTCGAAAAACAGCCGCCTGTTGTTCCGGAAATGGGCGGGAAACGGAGTGACCGTGGCGGCGGCGTACTTTTGCCCGGAGCTTTTCGGAGAGCCGGAAGGAGGCCTGTTATGA
- a CDS encoding acylphosphatase, translating into MEIIRMHYHFYGCVQGVGFRFRASHAAKLYNLTGWVRNEWDGSVELELQGPSQDIEQAVSAIFSSPYIQISRTEAGQIPAVSENGFSVRW; encoded by the coding sequence ATGGAAATCATCCGCATGCATTACCATTTTTACGGCTGTGTCCAGGGCGTCGGCTTCCGCTTCCGTGCCTCCCACGCGGCAAAACTTTATAATCTCACCGGATGGGTCCGAAACGAGTGGGACGGCTCCGTGGAGCTGGAGCTTCAGGGCCCATCCCAGGATATCGAACAAGCCGTTTCTGCCATCTTTTCCTCTCCCTATATCCAGATCAGCCGCACCGAAGCCGGGCAGATCCCGGCCGTCTCCGAAAACGGCTTTTCCGTCCGCTGGTAG
- a CDS encoding ABC-F family ATP-binding cassette domain-containing protein codes for MSILNVEHLTHGFGDRAIFTDVSFRLLKGEHIGLIGANGEGKSTFMNIITGKLMPDEGKVEWAKNVRVGYLDQHTVLEKGMTIREVLKSAFSFLFELEEKMNAICDQMGTAGEEEMTAMMEELGTIQDLLMAHDFYVIDAKVEEIGHAFGLDEIGLDKDVSELSGGQRTKVLLGKLLLEKPDILLLDEPTNYLDVQHIEWLKRYLQEYENAFILISHDIPFLNSVINLIYHMENQRLDRYVGDYDKFLEVYEMKKSQLEAAYKRQQQEIAELQDFVARNKARVATRNMAMSRQKKLDKMEVIELAKEKPKPEFHFLNARATGKVVFETKDLVIGYDEPLSKPLNFAMERGEKIAVTGANGIGKTTLLKSILGMIPSVSGTVELGDYLAIGYFEQEMAPGNTTTCIEEIWKEFPSYTQYQVRAALAKCGLTTKNIESQVRVLSGGEQAKVRLCKLINRETNVLLLDEPTNHLDVDAKAELKKALSEYKGAVLLICHEPEFYEGLVSKVWDMSQWSLKI; via the coding sequence ATGAGTATTTTGAATGTAGAACATCTGACCCACGGCTTCGGCGACCGGGCCATTTTTACGGATGTGTCCTTCCGGCTTTTAAAGGGCGAGCACATCGGCCTGATCGGAGCCAACGGGGAGGGAAAATCCACCTTTATGAACATCATTACCGGGAAGCTTATGCCGGATGAGGGCAAGGTGGAGTGGGCAAAAAATGTCCGCGTCGGGTACCTTGACCAGCATACGGTTCTGGAAAAGGGCATGACGATCCGTGAGGTCTTAAAGAGCGCGTTTTCCTTCCTGTTTGAGTTAGAGGAAAAGATGAACGCCATCTGCGACCAGATGGGGACGGCAGGCGAAGAGGAAATGACGGCCATGATGGAGGAGCTCGGCACGATCCAGGATCTTCTGATGGCCCATGATTTTTATGTGATTGACGCGAAGGTGGAGGAAATCGGCCATGCCTTCGGACTCGATGAAATCGGCCTCGATAAGGACGTGTCGGAGCTTTCCGGCGGCCAGAGGACGAAGGTGCTTCTTGGAAAGCTTCTCCTTGAGAAGCCGGACATCCTGCTTTTAGACGAGCCCACCAACTATCTGGATGTCCAGCACATTGAATGGTTAAAGCGGTATCTTCAGGAGTATGAGAATGCGTTCATCCTGATTTCCCACGACATCCCGTTTTTAAACAGCGTCATCAACCTGATTTATCACATGGAGAACCAGCGGCTCGACCGGTATGTGGGCGATTACGATAAATTCCTCGAGGTCTATGAGATGAAGAAGAGCCAGCTTGAGGCGGCCTACAAGCGCCAGCAGCAGGAGATTGCGGAGCTTCAGGATTTTGTGGCGAGAAACAAGGCCCGTGTGGCCACCAGGAACATGGCCATGTCCAGGCAGAAGAAGCTGGATAAGATGGAGGTCATCGAGTTAGCAAAGGAGAAGCCGAAGCCGGAGTTCCACTTCCTGAATGCCAGGGCCACGGGCAAGGTGGTGTTTGAGACGAAGGATCTGGTGATCGGATATGACGAGCCGCTCTCAAAGCCCCTCAATTTTGCCATGGAGCGGGGCGAGAAAATCGCCGTCACCGGAGCCAACGGAATCGGGAAGACGACGCTTTTAAAGAGCATCCTCGGCATGATCCCGTCGGTGTCCGGTACGGTGGAGCTTGGCGATTATCTGGCCATCGGCTATTTTGAGCAGGAGATGGCGCCGGGGAATACGACTACCTGCATCGAGGAGATCTGGAAGGAATTCCCGTCCTACACCCAGTACCAGGTGCGAGCGGCGCTTGCCAAGTGCGGCCTGACGACGAAAAACATCGAAAGCCAGGTGCGTGTCTTATCCGGCGGCGAGCAGGCGAAGGTGCGCCTCTGCAAGCTCATCAACCGGGAGACGAACGTGCTCCTGTTAGACGAGCCCACCAACCATCTGGATGTGGATGCGAAGGCAGAACTTAAGAAGGCGCTTTCGGAATATAAGGGCGCCGTCCTTTTGATCTGCCACGAGCCGGAGTTTTACGAAGGGCTGGTATCGAAGGTCTGGGACATGAGCCAGTGGTCGCTTAAAATTTAA
- a CDS encoding PspC domain-containing protein — translation MEPKRLYRSAHDKMIFGVCGGIGEYLNVDSTLVRLIWAILVCTGPGLIAYLIAAIIIPQEPV, via the coding sequence ATGGAACCAAAGCGGTTATACCGGTCGGCACATGATAAAATGATTTTCGGCGTCTGCGGCGGAATCGGAGAGTATTTGAATGTGGATTCCACGCTGGTGCGCCTGATCTGGGCCATTCTCGTTTGTACAGGCCCGGGACTGATTGCTTACCTGATTGCGGCGATTATTATCCCGCAGGAACCGGTTTAA
- a CDS encoding helix-turn-helix transcriptional regulator: protein MALNSCALNLDGDRRELLPRGDASFPCAGYRMSLQKAGDAVIPWHWHQEPEFLFVEQGSLRLKMPDGSLRLKQGQGAFLNSNVLHGAEAEHACTLLSLVFDPRLISGHPQSSIETKYVNPLTACPAVKAVLLDPAEDWAAEAISCFLLAFSALENDAPCHEFTVREQLSAIWKNLYLRFRPILLTPAGKEPPDARRIRQMMHFIHEHYMEPLSLSEIAASAGIGERECLRCFKRNIGISPGQYLVKHRMAKAAVFLKETDRSVTGIAADCGFESPSNFSRTFRKYYDATPLEYRRQAGNL from the coding sequence ATGGCCTTAAATTCCTGCGCCCTGAACCTTGATGGAGACCGCCGCGAACTTCTCCCCCGCGGGGACGCCTCGTTTCCCTGCGCCGGGTACCGGATGTCCCTTCAAAAGGCCGGAGACGCTGTCATTCCCTGGCACTGGCACCAGGAACCGGAATTTCTTTTTGTGGAACAGGGCTCCCTCCGTTTAAAGATGCCTGACGGCAGCCTGCGCTTAAAACAGGGGCAGGGCGCCTTCCTCAACTCCAACGTCCTTCACGGCGCAGAAGCAGAACATGCCTGCACGCTTCTCTCCCTGGTGTTCGATCCGCGCCTGATTTCCGGCCATCCGCAAAGCAGCATCGAGACGAAATATGTGAACCCATTGACTGCATGCCCGGCCGTAAAAGCCGTCCTTCTCGATCCCGCGGAAGACTGGGCCGCCGAAGCCATTTCCTGCTTTTTGCTGGCTTTTTCTGCCCTCGAAAACGATGCGCCCTGCCATGAATTCACCGTCCGGGAACAGCTTTCGGCCATCTGGAAAAATCTCTATCTCCGGTTCCGGCCCATTCTCCTTACGCCTGCCGGAAAGGAGCCGCCGGACGCCAGACGCATCCGGCAGATGATGCATTTTATACATGAACACTATATGGAACCCTTATCCCTTTCGGAAATTGCCGCCTCTGCGGGAATCGGCGAGCGGGAATGCCTGCGCTGTTTCAAGCGCAACATCGGGATTTCTCCTGGACAGTACCTCGTAAAGCACCGCATGGCAAAAGCGGCCGTTTTCCTCAAAGAAACCGACCGCTCCGTCACCGGAATCGCCGCCGACTGCGGCTTTGAAAGCCCCAGCAACTTTTCGCGCACCTTCCGAAAATATTATGATGCCACGCCGCTGGAATACAGACGGCAGGCGGGAAACCTTTAA
- a CDS encoding bifunctional adenosylcobinamide kinase/adenosylcobinamide-phosphate guanylyltransferase: MMLLVTGASASGKSRWAENRLMEFGGERVYAATMIPWDAECRERIKRHRKMREKKQFVTVECPLDLKKLDGIQGKDVLLECLSNLTANEMYREDKEAVSGTPEQRILDGILKIRREAANLVVVTNEVFSDGETYSEETKEYMERLGRLNRDIAALADEAVEVVCGIPVFLKRAERRNEP, from the coding sequence ATGATGCTCCTGGTGACCGGGGCAAGCGCCAGCGGGAAATCCCGGTGGGCGGAAAACCGGCTGATGGAATTCGGCGGGGAGCGGGTGTACGCGGCGACGATGATCCCCTGGGACGCGGAGTGCAGGGAGCGGATCAAAAGGCATCGGAAGATGCGGGAAAAGAAGCAGTTTGTCACAGTGGAATGCCCGCTGGATCTCAAAAAACTTGACGGGATTCAGGGAAAGGACGTGCTTTTGGAGTGCCTTTCCAACCTGACGGCCAACGAAATGTACCGGGAAGATAAAGAGGCAGTGAGCGGGACGCCGGAACAGCGGATTTTAGACGGGATTCTTAAGATACGCAGGGAGGCCGCGAACCTTGTTGTGGTGACGAACGAGGTGTTTTCCGACGGGGAGACGTACTCGGAAGAGACGAAGGAGTATATGGAGAGACTGGGAAGGTTAAACAGGGACATCGCAGCGCTTGCCGATGAGGCCGTGGAGGTGGTCTGCGGGATCCCGGTCTTTTTAAAGCGTGCAGAAAGGAGAAATGAGCCGTGA
- a CDS encoding DUF4097 family beta strand repeat protein produces MSKFLKITIISGILLILVGAGICTAALAMGVSFEKMETLLEERNPFDHQWQVSVMTRGGTRAEAAYEEADPVYAFEDEEPYDGNWYAEYTALTDLEIIQNGGSIEFETSDGAEVFSIRGEGGDINSTSYSESGSNHSLTLTVEDGERYWLTIPSEWILDSISVVVDDGESAFDGLRAETADFHILGGDMSVSQGYGGKISLVCEDGNAVWSGSGEPVKELSAVCSSGNMVMNMPGSGEDYNIRLDCHDGEIVCPDGMFRNSEGVLLGNQEAENILTAEARDDGSISLSY; encoded by the coding sequence ATGAGTAAATTTTTGAAGATTACGATTATTTCCGGGATATTGCTGATTCTGGTTGGAGCGGGCATCTGCACGGCGGCCCTGGCCATGGGGGTGAGCTTCGAGAAGATGGAGACGCTGCTTGAGGAGAGGAACCCCTTCGACCATCAATGGCAGGTCAGCGTGATGACAAGAGGAGGCACTCGCGCGGAGGCGGCCTATGAGGAGGCGGATCCGGTTTATGCCTTTGAGGATGAGGAACCCTACGACGGAAACTGGTATGCAGAATACACGGCACTCACGGATCTTGAAATCATCCAGAACGGCGGAAGCATAGAATTTGAGACGTCTGATGGGGCAGAGGTATTTTCCATCCGCGGAGAAGGCGGGGACATCAACAGCACATCCTATTCGGAGTCCGGCTCGAATCACAGCCTTACCCTGACAGTGGAGGACGGCGAACGGTACTGGCTCACGATCCCGTCGGAATGGATTCTGGACAGCATTTCGGTTGTGGTGGACGATGGGGAGTCTGCTTTTGACGGTCTCCGGGCGGAGACGGCTGATTTTCACATCCTTGGCGGCGACATGTCTGTCTCACAGGGTTACGGCGGGAAAATATCCCTTGTATGTGAGGACGGAAATGCCGTGTGGAGCGGTTCCGGAGAGCCGGTAAAAGAGCTGAGCGCCGTGTGCAGCAGCGGAAACATGGTAATGAACATGCCGGGAAGCGGGGAGGACTATAATATCCGCCTGGACTGCCACGACGGGGAGATTGTATGCCCGGACGGGATGTTCCGGAACTCGGAAGGCGTGCTGCTTGGAAACCAGGAGGCAGAAAATATTTTGACAGCAGAGGCAAGGGACGACGGAAGTATTTCCCTTTCCTATTAG
- the guaB gene encoding IMP dehydrogenase produces MGKIIGDGITFDDVLLVPAYSEVIPNQVDVSTYLTKTVKLNIPFMSAGMDTVTEHRMAIAMARQGGIGIIHKNMSIEAQAEEVDKVKRSENGVITDPFYLSPEHTLKDADELMAKFRISGVPITEGRKLVGIITNRDLKFEEDYSKKIKECMTSENLVTAKEGITMMEAKKMLAKARVEKLPIVDDDFNLKGLITIKDIEKQIKYPNSAKDAQGRLLCGAAVGITANVLERVEALVNAKVDVIVLDSAHGHSANVIRCVKMIKEKYPELQVIAGNVATGEATKALIEAGVDAVKVGIGPGSICTTRVVAGIGVPQITAVMDCYEVAKEYGIPIIADGGIKYSGDVTKALAAGGSVCMMGSLFAGCDESPGTYELFQGRKYKVYRGMGSIAAMENGSKDRYFQTDAKKLVPEGVEGRVAYKGYVEDTVFQMLGGLRAGMGYCGAHNIKELQENSHFIKITAAALKESHPHDIHITKEAPNYSMDE; encoded by the coding sequence ATGGGTAAGATTATTGGAGACGGCATTACTTTTGATGACGTGCTGTTAGTCCCGGCGTATTCCGAAGTAATTCCGAATCAGGTCGATGTTTCTACATACCTGACGAAAACAGTAAAACTGAACATTCCTTTTATGAGTGCAGGAATGGATACCGTTACAGAACACCGCATGGCGATTGCAATGGCAAGACAGGGCGGCATCGGTATTATTCACAAAAACATGTCGATTGAGGCGCAGGCCGAAGAGGTCGACAAGGTAAAGCGTTCTGAGAACGGTGTCATCACAGACCCATTTTATTTATCCCCGGAGCATACACTGAAGGACGCAGACGAGCTGATGGCGAAATTCCGTATTTCCGGCGTTCCGATTACCGAGGGACGGAAGTTAGTCGGCATCATTACGAACCGCGACCTGAAATTCGAGGAGGACTACTCGAAGAAGATTAAGGAGTGTATGACTTCTGAGAATCTTGTGACGGCAAAGGAAGGCATCACGATGATGGAAGCCAAGAAGATGCTTGCGAAGGCAAGAGTGGAGAAGCTTCCGATTGTCGACGACGATTTTAACTTAAAAGGCTTAATTACCATCAAGGATATTGAGAAACAGATCAAGTACCCGAATTCCGCAAAAGACGCACAGGGAAGACTTCTCTGCGGCGCTGCTGTCGGCATTACGGCAAACGTCTTAGAGCGCGTGGAGGCGCTTGTGAATGCGAAGGTGGACGTGATTGTCCTTGACTCTGCCCATGGCCATTCCGCAAACGTCATCCGCTGCGTGAAGATGATTAAGGAGAAATATCCGGAGCTTCAGGTAATCGCAGGAAATGTTGCGACGGGCGAGGCCACAAAGGCTTTAATCGAGGCCGGTGTGGATGCCGTAAAGGTCGGTATCGGGCCGGGTTCCATCTGTACGACCCGCGTGGTGGCCGGCATCGGCGTTCCGCAGATCACGGCTGTCATGGACTGCTATGAGGTTGCCAAAGAGTACGGGATCCCGATCATCGCAGACGGCGGAATCAAGTATTCGGGAGACGTTACGAAGGCCCTGGCCGCAGGCGGAAGCGTCTGCATGATGGGAAGCCTGTTTGCAGGCTGCGACGAGAGCCCGGGAACTTACGAGCTGTTCCAGGGAAGAAAGTACAAGGTTTACCGCGGCATGGGCTCCATCGCCGCCATGGAAAACGGAAGCAAGGACCGCTATTTCCAGACGGATGCGAAGAAGCTGGTTCCGGAAGGCGTTGAGGGACGCGTTGCATACAAGGGCTATGTTGAAGATACGGTGTTCCAGATGCTCGGCGGCCTCCGTGCCGGTATGGGCTACTGCGGCGCACACAACATCAAAGAGCTTCAGGAGAACAGCCACTTCATCAAGATTACGGCTGCTGCCTTAAAAGAGAGCCATCCCCATGATATCCATATCACGAAAGAGGCTCCCAATTACAGCATGGACGAATAA
- a CDS encoding AEC family transporter — protein sequence MDNFMKMLSTQLILILYMGVGFYCSKRNIVDRHTQSKMTDFVLRVTLPCMIFQSFNTKLTSEVLLKASLCLLVAVLVCAAAWLAGKWIYCMYPFEKRSILQYATLVNNAAFLGLPIISSVLGDEGLLLATVFIIPNRIFMWTAGISIFSDTSDKKQAFKKILLNPCIIAVFLGIIRSVAGISLPAFLESALTGLGNSTTPLSMMLVGTMMTALTLKSFKDWSTVYLAAVRLIALPLLALALMRLCGGDEVMTACAVILTAMPAGSTTALLAEKYGADAVYGTKCLLTNTLFSFITIPLMTLLV from the coding sequence ATGGATAATTTTATGAAGATGCTGTCGACGCAGCTCATTCTGATTCTTTACATGGGCGTCGGCTTTTATTGCAGCAAACGGAACATTGTGGACAGGCACACCCAGTCGAAAATGACGGATTTCGTGCTGCGAGTGACGCTTCCCTGCATGATTTTCCAGTCGTTCAACACGAAGCTCACGTCGGAGGTGCTTCTTAAGGCGTCTCTCTGCCTTCTGGTGGCTGTTTTAGTCTGTGCGGCCGCCTGGCTGGCGGGAAAATGGATTTACTGCATGTATCCCTTTGAAAAAAGGAGTATTCTCCAGTATGCGACGCTGGTGAACAACGCCGCGTTTCTGGGGCTTCCGATTATTTCCTCGGTTCTCGGGGATGAGGGGCTTCTTTTGGCGACGGTGTTTATCATCCCCAACCGGATTTTCATGTGGACAGCCGGCATCTCCATTTTTTCGGATACGTCGGACAAAAAGCAGGCCTTTAAAAAGATCCTGTTAAATCCCTGCATCATTGCCGTGTTCCTGGGGATTATCCGGAGCGTGGCGGGGATTTCGCTGCCGGCTTTTCTTGAGAGCGCCCTTACAGGCCTTGGAAACAGCACAACGCCTCTTTCCATGATGCTCGTCGGAACCATGATGACGGCCCTGACCTTAAAATCCTTTAAGGACTGGAGCACCGTGTATTTGGCGGCCGTGCGGCTCATTGCCTTGCCGCTTCTGGCTCTGGCGCTCATGCGTCTTTGCGGCGGCGATGAGGTGATGACGGCCTGCGCCGTGATTTTAACAGCCATGCCGGCAGGCAGCACGACGGCGCTTCTCGCGGAAAAATACGGGGCTGACGCCGTGTACGGGACGAAATGCCTGCTTACCAATACGCTTTTTTCTTTTATAACAATTCCGCTTATGACGCTTCTCGTGTAG